Proteins from one Peromyscus eremicus chromosome 8a, PerEre_H2_v1, whole genome shotgun sequence genomic window:
- the Rpl26 gene encoding large ribosomal subunit protein uL24: MKFNPFVTSDRSKNRKRHFNAPSHIRRKIMSSPLSKELRQKYNVRSMPIRKDDEVQVVRGHYKGQQIGKVVQVYRKKYVIYIERVQREKANGTTVHVGIHPSKVVITRLKLDKDRKKILERKAKSRQVGKEKGKYKEETIEKMQE; this comes from the exons ATGAAGTTCAATCCCTTTGTGACTTCGGACCGAAGCAAGAACCGCAAACGGCATTTCAATGCACCTTCTCACATTCGGAGGAAGATCATGTCTTCCCCCCTTTCCAAAGAGCTGAGGCAGAAGTACAATGTTCGGTCTATGCCCATTCGAAAGGATGATGAAGTTCAG GTTGTCCGAGGACACTACAAAGGCCAGCAGATTGGCAAAGTGGTTCAAGTGTACAGGAAGAAATACGTCATCTACATTGAACGAGTGCAGCGAGAAAAGGCTAACGGCACAACCGTCCATGTGGGCATCCACCCCAGCAAA GTGGTTATCACCAGGCTAAAGCTGGACAAAGACCGCAAAAAGATCCTGGAAAGGAAAGCCAAGTCTCGACAAGTCGGAAAGGAGAAGGGCAAATACAAGGAGGAAACGATTGAGAAGATGCAGGAGTAG